A single Montipora foliosa isolate CH-2021 chromosome 7, ASM3666993v2, whole genome shotgun sequence DNA region contains:
- the LOC138010332 gene encoding uncharacterized protein encodes MSFSSSSSNSSGSGGKPPHDITSKHGITGLYNSGVVSVEHMTRPLGGSGGSVGIKHSGVVVTTNSGDRWLVHKGSGYGESSQTVVTNAKHMSGAWKSAGAQPAKPGTRVADYVQAGGSKYNMALDNCHHGSKRMMDVAKPKGKR; translated from the exons ATGAG tttttcatcAAGTTCTTCGAATAGTTCTGGTTCAGGGGGCAAGCCCCCTCATGACATCACCAGTAAACATGGCATCACTGGCTTATACAACTCTGGTGTGGTGTCAGTAGAGCACATGACTAGGCCCCTTGGAGGGTCGGGAGGATCGGTTGGTATTAAGCACTCTGGAGTGGTAGTGACCACTAACAGCGGTGACCGCTGGCTTGTGCATAAGGGCTCAGGTTATGGAGAATCAA GTCAAACAGTTGTTACAAATGCCAAGCACATGAGCGGAGCCTGGAAATCAGCTGGCGCTCAACCCGCCAAGCCTGGAACCAGAGTAGCTGATTACGTCCAAGCTGGGGGGTCCAAGTACAACATGGCCCTTGATAATTGTCACCACGGGTCGAAAAGAATGATGGATGTGGCGAAGCCGAAAGGAAAGCGTTAA
- the LOC138009508 gene encoding uncharacterized protein: MLKFFMNKGRSIEGSNMADLEAEAEQFISDEEEPNARNKDKPLFYMVTRKNFAMYLQFVFFGMGSVLPIFVIFAAVDYFEDIFPHKQPEFALNAIYNPLLFCGSFVNLVWGRAASFKWRIVAGFSVMAICMVGFIVLDQLELCGSSCLRSHFWSVLFLAGILGLADAVCQSTLFGLTTHALPPLYTQGLMLGVGLCGLLITILRVVTKTTTNDLHVSSYYYFGAASCFILLVIAAYLHLTRGNAFQKYYLRAHRSGLDTDWKHPFQRFAFFTGEALCVLRYKHVFCHCFLLTLVTAQQYVVIPSVATLAIDFLGNGWFPVLLILVYNIGDVLGRGPLAMFYVYSLRWAWLSTILRFLIVTGIFLSVPPHTLSGRPAWMATFVSVLGLSTGHLTTSLISYASSEVPGRAKETVGYLSVLSITLGMASGSAASYCIKAFLDRTA; this comes from the exons ATGCTTAAATTTTTTATGAACAAAGGACGTTCTATTGAGGGTTCAAATATGGCCGACTTGGAGGCTGAGGCAGAACAATTTATCAGCGATGAGGAAGAACCAAACGCTAGGAATAAAGACAAACCTCTTTTTTATATGGTCACTAGGAAAAACTTCGCTATGTATTTACAATTTGTGTTTTTTGGGATGGGTTCCGTTCTTCCAATCTTCGTTATATTTGCGGCGGTGGATTATTTTGAAGACATCTTCCCTCACAAGCAGCCAGAGTTTGCGTTAAACGCTATTTACAATCCACTGTTGTTCTGCGGTTCGTTCGTGAATCTGGTTTGGGGACGAGCTGCTAGCTTTAAATGGAGAATAGTCGCTGGATTCTCGGTGATGGCCATTTGCATGGTCGGTTTTATTGTCCTCGATCAACTGGAACTTTGTGGTTCTTCTTGCCTTAGGAGTCATTTCTGGTCGGTGCTATTTCTGGCGGGTATTCTTGGGTTAGCAGATGCTGTTTGTCAGTCTACTTTATTTGGTTTAACCACTCACGCCTTGCCGCCATTGTACACTCAGGGACTTATG CTTGGTGTAGGTTTGTGCGGCCTTTTGATAACAATCTTGAGAGTTGTGACCAAGACAACCACCAACGACCTTCATGTTTCCAGCTACTACTATTTTGGAGCTGCGTCTTGTTTCATCCTGCTGGTCATAGCTGCATATCTTCATCTCACAAGAGGCAATGCATTCCAGAAATACTACTTACGTGCTCATCGGAGTGGTCTTGATACTGACTGGAAGCATCCATTTCAGAGGTTTGCATTCTTCACTGGTGAAGCATTGTGTGTGCTGCGCTATAAGCATGTCTTCTGTCACTGTTTCCTGTTGACATTAGTAACTGCACAGCAGTATGTTGTTATTCCATCTGTGGCCACTTTGGCTATTGATTTCCTTGGTAATGGCTGGTTTCCTGTTTTACTGATTCTTGTTTACAACATTGGAGACGTTCTTGGTCGTGGACCTTTGGCTATGTTCTATGTATACTCATTACGTTGGGCTTGGCTGTCAACTATATTACGATTCCTTATTGTTACTGGCATATTTTTAAGTGTACCACCCCATACACTGAGTGGAAGGCCAGCATGGATGGCAACCTTTGTTTCAGTTCTTGGTCTTTCCACAGGTCATCTGACAACATCACTGATCTCCTATGCTTCGTCTGAGGTGCCTGGACGTGCTAAAGAGACTGTGGGATACTTGAGTGTGTTAAGCATAACACTTGGTATGGCAAGTGGAAGTGCTGCTAGTTATTGCATCAAAGCATTTCTGGACAGGACAGCTTAA
- the LOC138009509 gene encoding inactive selenide, water dikinase-like protein, with protein MDSCVIPSRHKGISIVQTTDFFYPLVDDPYMQGKIACANVLSDLYAMGVTECDNMLMLLGVSNQMTLVERQVITPLVIKGFNDLALEAGTAVNGGQTVLNPWFIIGGVASSVTSNNEFIMPENAVVGDVLVLTKPLGTQIAVNAHQWLEDAKWWDRIKDVTTPEEVEKAYEDAMQCMARLNRNAARLMHKYSAHGATDVTGFGILGHARNLAANQRSDVSLVLHTLPVLANMVKIFKACGINFKLLEGFSAETSGGLLICLPRDKAESYCDELKALDGQPAWIVGEVVPGNREARIEIDPKIIEVKLG; from the exons ATGGACAGTTGTGTAATACCAAGCCGACACAAGGGAATCAGCATCGTTCAGACAACAGATTTCTTCTATCCTCTGGTAGATGACCCTTACATGCAAGGCAAGATTGCCTGTGCTAATGTTCTAAGTGATCTTTATGCCATGGGAGTCACTGAATGCGATAACATGCTTATGCTTCTTGGAGTCAGTAATCAGATGACTTTGGTAGAACGACAAGTTATCACTCCACTTGTGATCAAAGGATTCAATGATTTGGCTTTGGAAGCTGGTACAGCAGTGAATGGAGGTCAGACAGTATTAAATCCTTGGTTTATTATCGGCGGAGTGGCTTCAAGTGTTACCTCTAACAACGAGTTTATCAT GCCAGAGAATGCAGTTGTTGGTGATGTGTTGGTCCTTACTAAACCATTGGGAACTCAGATTGCCGTAAATGCCCACCAGTGGCTTGAGGAT GCCAAATGGTGGGATCGTATCAAAGACGTCACAACCCCAGAAGAAGTAGAAAAGGCGTATGAGGATGCAATGCAGTGCATGGCCAGGCTGAATCGTAATGCTGCTCGATTGATGCATAAATACAGTGCTCATGGTGCTACAGATGTGACAGGATTTGGAATTCTTGGCCATGCTAGAAATTTAGCTGCCAATCAGAGATCTGACGTGTCCCTGGTTTTACACACTCTTCCTGTTTTGGCAAACATGGTCAAAATATTTAAGGCATGTGGAATTAATTTCAAGTTACTAGAGGGATTTTCAGCTGAGACATCAG GGGGTCTGCTAATTTGTTTACCACGAGACAAGGCAGAGAGTTATTGTGATGAACTCAAAGCTTTGGATGGACAACCGGCATGGATTGTTGGCGAAGTGGTGCCTGGCAACCGGGAAGCAAGAATAGAAATTGATCCAAAAATAATTGAAGTCAAGCTAGGCTAG
- the LOC138009510 gene encoding BTB and MATH domain-containing protein 38-like, whose product MAAASAPEASTPKMSTCKPELDFSRPWKMSDLVLVVQCKRFHVHRCILSMCSPVFDRMLSSDFREKNALEIPLPGKKAEEIEEMLRAIYPYVEHRINEENCFSLLELSCEYQLDTLKARCEKYFLLKNMTKEEALEFVVMAQRHQLSDELIHRCMSRFVSQEANWETLKKNELFCQLEPRYAQQLVEERVKYLEKQWASCKSTIGFLQMKRGDKDDDDHGPCSFRRHLLMRKRFRGLNPGEAFD is encoded by the coding sequence ATGGCGGCTGCCAGCGCCCCAGAAGCGTCTACTCCAAAAATGTCCACATGTAAACCAGAACTCGATTTCTCACGGCCTTGGAAGATGAGTGACTTGGTACTTGTGGTCCAATGCAAACGTTTTCATGTCCATCGCTGTATTTTATCGATGTGTTCACCCGTGTTCGACAGAATGCTTTCGTCTGACTTCCGTGAAAAGAACGCCTTAGAAATTCCGCTCCCTGGGAAAAAGGCAGAAGAAATAGAAGAAATGCTTCGCGCTATTTATCCTTACGTTGAGCATCGTATCAATGAAGAAAACTGCTTTTCTTTGTTAGAGTTATCTTGTGAGTACCAACTGGACACGTTAAAAGCTCGATGTGAAAAGTACTTTCTCCTAAAAAATATGACAAAGGAAGAAGCTTTAGAGTTTGTTGTTATGGCTCAGAGACACCAGTTAAGCGATGAATTGATTCACCGCTGCATGTCAAGGTTTGTATCCCAAGAGGCAAACTGGgaaacactaaaaaaaaatgaactgttCTGTCAGTTAGAGCCAAGGTACGCTCAGCAATTGGTAGAAGAGAGAGTAAAATATCTCGAAAAACAATGGGCTTCTTGTAAATCAACCATTGGATTTCTGCAGATGAAGAGGGGCGATAAAGATGACGATGATCATGGTCCGTGTTCATTTCGAAGACATTTGCTTATGAGGAAAAGGTTTAGGGGTCTAAATCCTGGGGAAGCCTTTGACTAA